One genomic region from Colletotrichum lupini chromosome 7, complete sequence encodes:
- a CDS encoding 9-cis-epoxycarotenoid dioxygenase 1 gives MAGHFRASLADPPAKSFPDRPQFSAFMKPCRFEGEVRNLEVVGTVPAELDGTFFRVMPDPQFPPFIENDPWFNGDGNVSAFCFHNGNVDFQQKYVRTEKFVRERDANRALAGAYRNKYTDAVEFKVRTTANTNIFYFNKSLLAIKEDAPPYLMDPITLETKGLCDFDGQLPSCTFTAHPKLDPATGELVCFGYEAKGDGTPDVCYFSIAPDGKFLETVWLVAPVVGMIHDCAVTDNWVLFPMIPQICDIDRLKAGGEHWQWDPNVPFYLGVLPRRGAKGTDVKWFRAPNAFPGHTTNAYETPSGNIVFDLPLTDKNVFFWWPDAEGNAPDPHDIRAEYVRFEFDPRANSDSALDLPAPTPVLRHDMEFPRIDERVLSKPHRHSFFDMMDPSLGTDFPAIMPVLGGGHPLYNSLGHLDHESGKLEVYYPGPRHMVQEPVFVPRGEDAEEGDGFLIGLVNNYGTMSSELHVINTKRFTEPTAVVKVPIRLRAGLHRNWVDGKELRQCQ, from the exons ATGGCGGGCCACTTCCGCGCCTCGCTCGCAGACCCACCCGCCAAATCCTTCCCGGATCGGCCCCAGTTCTCGGCCTTCATGAAACCGTGCCGCTTCGAGGGCGAGGTTCGGAATCTGGAGGTCGTCGGCACCGTTCCCGCCGAGCTGGACGGCACGTTCTTCCGAGTGATGCCGGATCCTCAGTTTCCGCCGTTCATTGAGAATGACCCT TGGTTTAATGGCGATGGAAACGTATCAGCGTTCTGTTTTCACAACGGCAACGTCGATTTTCAACAGAAATACGTGCGGACAGAAAAGTTTGTCCGAGAACGAGATGCAAATCGAGCTCTCGCAG GCGCATATCGAAACAAATACACGGACGCAGTCGAATTCAAAGTACGCACCACAGCCAACACAAACATCTTTTACTTCAACAAGTCTCTCCTCGCCATCAAGGAGGACGCACCGCCATATCTCATGGACCCGATCACACTCGAGACAAAGGGGCTCTGCGACTTTGACGGCCAGCTGCCGAGCTGTACTTTTACGGCGCACCCCAAGCTGGATCCCGCTACGGGCGAGCTTGTGTGTTTCGGGTACGAGGCAAAGGGTGACGGAACGCCTGATGTTTGTTATTTCAGTATCGCCCCTGACGGCAAGTTTCTCGAGACTGTTTGGCTTGTTGCGCCTGTTGTTGGCATGATTCATGATTGTGCCGTGACGGATAATTGG GTGTTATTCCCGATGATTCCACAGATATGTGATATCGATCGGTTGAAGGCGGGCGGGGAGCACTGGCAATGGGATCCCAACGTGCCCTTCTATCTAGGCGTCCTACCCAGACGCGGCGCCAAAGGAACCGACGTAAAG TGGTTCCGCGCTCCAAACGCCTTTCCAGGCCACACCACAAACGCCTACGAGACCCCCTCAGGCAACATCGTCTTCGACCTGCCCCTCACAGACAAGAACGTCTTCTTCTGGTGGCCCGACGCCGAGGGCAACGCCCCAGACCCGCACGACATCCGCGCCGAGTACGTCCGCTTCGAATTCGACCCGCGCGCCAACTCAGACTCGGCCCTCGACCTCCCCGCGCCGACGCCCGTCCTCCGCCACGACATGGAGTTCCCGCGCATCGACGAGCGCGTGCTGTCCAAGCCGCACCGGCACAGCTTCTTCGACATGATGGATCCCTCGCTGGGCACCGATTTCCCTGCCATCATGCCCGTGCTGGGCGGGGGGCATCCGCTGTATAATTCGCTGGGGCATCTTGACCATGAGAGTGGGAAGTTGGAGGTGTATTATCCTGGGCCGCGGCACATGGTGCAGGAGCCTGTGTTTGTGCCGAGGGGGGAGGATGCGGAGGAGGGGGATGGGTTCTTGATTGGGCTCGTGAACAATTATGGGACCATGTCGAGTGAGTTGCATGTTATTAATACCAAGAGGTTTACGGAGCCTACGGCGGTGGTGAAGGTGCCTATAAGGTTGAGGGCTGGGTTACATAGGAATTGGGTTGACGGGAAGGAGTTGCGGCAGTGTCAATGA